From a region of the Leptolyngbya sp. FACHB-261 genome:
- a CDS encoding SDR family oxidoreductase, translating into MASLSGKVAIVTGSSRGIGRAIAERLGRDGANVVVTYAGNRDKAEEVVSVIKTSGSDAVALQVDLAKLDDIRSLFQNTLSQFSKLDILVISGGAPRLVKPIAETTEEEFDSVFTFNAKGNFFALQEAAKYMADGGRIVTFSTPYTVQPQPNLSVIAGSKAAIEAFTFALAKEVGSRGIRVNAIMPGPTTSDSFTSMVSSEEQAQLKQIAPLQRLAEPEDIANAVAFLVGDESGYITGHTLHATGGLA; encoded by the coding sequence ATGGCGTCTCTCTCAGGGAAAGTAGCAATCGTTACAGGTTCATCTCGTGGCATTGGACGAGCGATCGCTGAACGACTCGGACGCGACGGCGCGAACGTAGTCGTAACCTATGCTGGCAATCGAGACAAAGCAGAAGAGGTCGTTTCAGTCATTAAAACAAGCGGGTCAGACGCGGTTGCGCTCCAAGTAGACCTTGCTAAATTGGATGACATTCGGAGCTTGTTTCAGAACACCCTCTCGCAATTCAGCAAGCTAGATATTCTTGTTATCAGTGGTGGTGCGCCCAGGCTGGTCAAACCAATTGCTGAAACGACAGAGGAAGAGTTCGATTCTGTCTTCACATTCAATGCCAAAGGAAACTTCTTTGCCTTGCAGGAAGCAGCTAAATACATGGCTGATGGTGGCCGTATTGTCACGTTTTCGACCCCCTATACCGTACAGCCTCAACCCAACTTATCTGTGATTGCAGGCAGCAAAGCTGCAATTGAGGCATTTACGTTTGCACTTGCCAAAGAAGTCGGCTCGCGGGGTATTCGAGTTAATGCGATCATGCCTGGACCAACAACATCCGATTCCTTTACCAGCATGGTTTCGTCTGAGGAGCAAGCACAGCTAAAGCAGATAGCTCCACTACAGCGACTAGCAGAGCCTGAAGATATTGCCAATGCCGTTGCGTTCCTGGTTGGTGATGAGTCTGGCTACATCACAGGCCACACGCTCCACGCTACGGGTGGACTGGCATAA
- a CDS encoding TetR/AcrR family transcriptional regulator: MSEDVVVRPAKRGVKSVRLVRDAEATQQQILDAAEQEFSRHGLNGARMSAIAKRAQVTSATIHYYFENKESLYKAVLQRPVDEVQASLGQLNFDNLPAVEALKQIIRIAIANEAKNPQRQMLWFQEASQNQGAYFKECNVLGLHEHLLRVLERGVVEGCFRPLKPFLALTHILSVCMFYFTVHENWKHLTPEVDRLSLEMIEEHTEEAIAFILAAVRRTQG; the protein is encoded by the coding sequence ATGAGTGAGGATGTCGTGGTTCGTCCAGCTAAGCGCGGTGTCAAATCTGTTCGGCTAGTGCGAGATGCAGAGGCAACTCAGCAGCAAATTTTGGATGCTGCTGAGCAGGAATTTTCGCGGCATGGCTTAAATGGTGCCCGGATGAGCGCGATTGCGAAGCGTGCCCAGGTGACTTCGGCGACAATTCACTACTATTTTGAGAACAAGGAGAGCCTTTATAAGGCGGTGTTACAACGCCCGGTTGATGAGGTACAGGCCAGCTTGGGGCAATTGAATTTTGATAATTTACCTGCTGTGGAAGCCCTCAAGCAAATCATTCGCATTGCCATTGCTAACGAAGCTAAAAATCCCCAGCGTCAAATGCTTTGGTTCCAAGAAGCTAGCCAGAATCAGGGGGCATATTTCAAGGAATGCAACGTCTTAGGCCTGCACGAACACTTACTCAGGGTGTTAGAGCGGGGTGTGGTTGAAGGCTGTTTTCGCCCACTGAAGCCGTTCTTAGCTCTCACCCACATTTTGAGTGTTTGTATGTTCTATTTCACTGTGCATGAAAACTGGAAACATTTGACTCCAGAGGTGGATCGTCTCAGTCTAGAGATGATTGAGGAACACACAGAGGAGGCAATCGCGTTCATCCTGGCAGCTGTGAGGCGAACGCAGGGATAA
- a CDS encoding antibiotic biosynthesis monooxygenase family protein encodes MLINTFSIPQGKEEEFVKMWTEALEFIKNEPGFIDAKLHRSLDPNAQFQFINVAHWETRDAWQAAFDKLQPQELTKQVSFEQIPALYEVAVHFKRE; translated from the coding sequence GTGCTAATCAACACGTTTTCAATACCGCAAGGTAAAGAGGAAGAATTCGTCAAAATGTGGACCGAAGCGCTTGAGTTCATTAAGAATGAACCAGGTTTCATTGATGCAAAACTGCATCGAAGCCTTGATCCAAATGCACAGTTTCAATTCATCAATGTTGCTCACTGGGAAACTCGGGATGCTTGGCAAGCAGCTTTCGATAAGCTTCAGCCTCAAGAGCTAACTAAACAAGTATCTTTTGAGCAAATTCCAGCTCTTTATGAAGTCGCAGTTCACTTCAAGAGAGAATGA